One window from the genome of Chloroflexota bacterium encodes:
- a CDS encoding glycosyltransferase family 4 protein, with protein MHICLMTRTTLAHIGGGLERHAADLCQGLVERGHRITVITTRHPQGETETRAPGIRTLFLPYSADRAYAVAWWRESARAFARLHAADPVDIVWSQGIGAYGYLRLPARQRPIPCVAILHGTPLGEWRAMRRQWGDSPRHAHRLVRFAARTLLFRRMFRTTAQRAAGVICVSPQLAEDAIGELSIPSSRVAVVPNGVDAAKFRPDASARRALRAQLGLAADALVLLTAGRLEQAKGHHRVLRMAASLVEQGLAPTVLVAGTGPDEAWLRQQAASLGLADRVRWLGHVPHEQMPAVYNAADIALMLSIHTEAFSYAVAEPMACGCPVIASAVGGVVSLISHGDNGFLVSPGGEGEAATLAASLARDPAARAAIAQAARQTVLARFTLDRMIADTESVFLRHAIRQGAQP; from the coding sequence GTGCACATCTGCCTGATGACCCGCACCACCCTGGCGCACATCGGGGGCGGCTTGGAGCGGCACGCTGCGGATTTGTGCCAGGGCCTGGTGGAGCGGGGGCATCGCATCACCGTCATCACCACGCGCCACCCGCAGGGCGAGACCGAAACCCGGGCCCCAGGCATCCGCACGCTGTTTCTGCCCTACAGCGCCGACCGCGCATACGCCGTCGCGTGGTGGCGGGAGAGCGCCCGCGCCTTTGCCCGGCTGCACGCCGCCGACCCCGTGGACATCGTCTGGAGCCAGGGCATCGGGGCCTACGGCTATCTGCGTCTGCCAGCCCGCCAGCGGCCCATCCCGTGCGTCGCCATCCTCCACGGCACGCCCCTGGGCGAATGGCGCGCCATGCGACGCCAATGGGGCGACTCGCCCCGCCATGCGCATCGCCTCGTCCGCTTCGCCGCGCGCACGTTGCTGTTCAGGCGCATGTTCCGCACCACGGCGCAGCGCGCGGCCGGCGTCATCTGCGTCAGCCCACAACTGGCCGAAGACGCGATCGGCGAACTGTCCATCCCCAGCAGCAGGGTAGCGGTCGTGCCCAACGGTGTGGACGCCGCGAAGTTCCGACCAGACGCCTCGGCGCGGCGGGCATTGCGCGCCCAACTGGGCCTCGCGGCCGACGCGCTGGTGCTCCTGACGGCGGGACGGCTGGAACAAGCAAAAGGGCACCATCGGGTGTTGCGCATGGCAGCGTCGCTCGTGGAGCAGGGCCTGGCGCCCACGGTTCTCGTGGCGGGCACCGGGCCGGACGAAGCCTGGCTGCGCCAGCAGGCGGCATCCCTGGGCCTGGCCGACCGCGTCCGCTGGCTGGGCCACGTCCCGCATGAGCAGATGCCCGCCGTGTACAATGCGGCGGACATCGCGCTGATGCTTTCCATCCACACCGAGGCGTTTTCATACGCCGTCGCAGAGCCAATGGCGTGCGGCTGCCCGGTGATCGCCAGCGCCGTCGGCGGGGTCGTTTCGCTCATCTCCCACGGCGACAATGGATTTCTGGTGTCGCCGGGCGGCGAGGGCGAAGCGGCTACCCTCGCGGCTTCGTTGGCCCGCGATCCCGCCGCGCGCGCCGCCATCGCCCAGGCCGCCCGACAAACGGTGCTCGCGCGGTTCACGCTGGACAGGATGATCGCCGACACCGAGTCGGTTTTCCTCCGCCACGCCATCAGACAGGGAGCGCAACCGTGA
- the udk gene encoding uridine kinase, whose product MGVVVIGVAGGSGSGKTTVSQAILERVGRERIAYIQHDSYYRDRSDLPFEERTRLNYDHPDSLENELLIQHILALREGRAVQIPIYDFTTHTRLRETRTVEPRQVVLVEGILIFADKALRDLMDVKIFVDTDPDIRFIRRLKRDISERGRTMESVCQQYLETVRPMHLEFVEPSKRYADIIIPEGGFNTIAIDMVVARVESMLGAQNCGPAR is encoded by the coding sequence ATGGGAGTGGTAGTTATCGGTGTGGCAGGCGGAAGCGGCTCAGGCAAGACGACCGTGTCCCAGGCGATTCTGGAGCGCGTGGGGCGCGAGCGCATCGCCTACATCCAGCACGACTCGTACTACCGCGACCGCAGCGACCTGCCCTTTGAGGAAAGAACCCGCCTCAACTACGATCACCCCGACTCGCTGGAAAACGAACTGCTCATCCAGCACATCCTGGCCCTGCGCGAGGGTCGGGCCGTGCAAATCCCCATCTACGACTTCACGACCCACACGCGCCTACGCGAGACGCGCACCGTGGAACCCCGCCAGGTTGTGCTGGTGGAGGGCATCCTCATCTTCGCCGACAAGGCGCTCCGCGACCTGATGGATGTCAAAATCTTCGTGGACACCGATCCCGACATCCGCTTCATCCGCCGCCTGAAGCGCGACATCTCCGAGCGGGGGCGCACCATGGAGTCGGTGTGCCAGCAGTACCTGGAGACCGTGCGCCCCATGCACCTGGAATTCGTGGAACCCAGCAAGCGCTACGCCGACATCATCATCCCCGAAGGCGGGTTCAACACCATCGCGATTGACATGGTGGTGGCCAGGGTGGAGAGCATGCTGGGCGCGCAGAACTGCGGCCCAGCCCGCTAG